In Eucalyptus grandis mitochondrion, complete genome, a single genomic region encodes these proteins:
- the ccmB gene encoding cytochrome c maturation protein CcmB (ccmB), giving the protein MRRLFLELYHKQIFPSTPITSFSPFLSYIVVTPLMLGFEKDFSCHSHLGPIWIPPLFPFPPAPFPRNEKEDGTLELYYLSAYCLPKILLLQLVGHRVIQISRVFRGFPMLQLLYQFGRSGMDRLNILLGSPVLTLLCGIHSRSALGITSSSGWNSSQNPTTSPTSLPPTLSRTSIETEWFHVLSSIGYSSPFVSLFPISVSISSQD; this is encoded by the coding sequence ATGAGACGACTCTTTCTTGAACTATATCATAAACAGATCTTCCCCTCCACACCAATCACGAGTTTTTCTCCGTTCCTCTCGTATATCGTCGTAACGCCCTTAATGCTAGGTTTTGAAAAAGACTTTTCATGTCATTCCCATTTAGGTCCGATTTGGATCCCTCCGTTGTTTCCTTTTCCTCCCGCACCTTTTCCTCGAAATGAGAAAGAAGATGGTACACTCGAATTGTATTATTTAAGTGCTTATTGCTTGCCAAAGATCCTACTTCTACAATTGGTAGGTCACCGGGTTATTCAAATAAGTCGTGTTTTCCGTGGTTTTCCCATGTTACAACTTCTGTACCAATTCGGTCGATCCGGAATGGATCGGTTAAACATTCTATTAGGGAGTCCGGTCTTGACTCTTCTGTGTGGTATTCATTCTCGTTCGGCTCTTGGAATCACATCCAGCAGTGGTTGGAACAGCTCGCAAAATCCAACCACTTCACCTACTTCATTGCCCCCAACCCTTTCTCGTACCTCTATTGAAACAGAATGGTTTCATGTTCTTTCATCGATTGGTTATTCCTCTCCGTTCGTATCTCTTTTTCCAATTTCGGTCTCGATTAGTTCACAAGATTGA
- the nad4 gene encoding NADH dehydrogenase subunit 4 (nad4), with translation MLEHFCECYSDLSGPILCPVLGSITLLFIPNSRIRPIRLIGLCASLITFLYSPVPRIQFDPSTAKSQFVESLRWLPYENIHFFLGIDGISLFFVILTTFLIPICILVGWSGMRSYGKEYITASLIREFLMIAVFRMLDPLLFYVLPESVPIPMLTIIIGVWGSRQRKIKAAYQFFLYTLLGSVFMLLAILLILLQTGTTDLQISLTTEFSERRQIFLWIASFASFAVKVPMVPVHIWLPEAHVEAPTAGSVILAGILLKLGTYGFLRFSIPMFPEATLCSTPFIYTPSAIAIIYTSLTTSRQIDLKKIIAYSSVAHMNLVTIGMFSRAAAVRSPILSYGQGIGGSIPPMLSHGLVSSALFLCVGVLYDRHKTRLVRYYGGSVSTMPNLSTISFSSTLANMSSPGTSSFIGEFPILVGAFQRNSLVATLAALGMILGAAYSLWLYNRAVSGNLKPDFLHKFSDLNGREVSIFIPFLVGGATVR, from the exons ATGTTAGAACATTTCTGTGAATGCTATTCTGATCTAAGTGGTCCTATTCTGTGTCCCGTGCTAGGAAGTATTACTCTTCTTTTCATTCCAAATTCAAGAATACGACCGATACGATTGATTGGTCTGTGCGCCTCTCTTATTACTTTTTTGTATTCCCCTGTTCCTCGGATACAATTCGATCCTTCTACGGCCAAATCTCAATTTGTGGAAAGCCTTCGATGGCTTCCTTATGAAAACATCCATTTTTTTTTGGGTATAGACGGTATCTCTTTATTCTTCGTGATATTGACCACATTTCTGATCCCTATTTGCATTTTAGTGGGTTGGTCTGGTATGAGAAGTTATGGGAAAGAGTATATTACAGCATCTCTAATTCGTGAATTTCTAATGATCGCCGTGTTCCGCATGCTGGATCCTCTACTATTCTATGTTCTTCCCGAAAGCGTGCCAATCCCTATGTTG ACCATTATTATAGGGGTATGGGGTTCGAGACAAAGAAAGATCAAGGCAGCATATCAGTTTTTCCTTTATACTTTACTTGGATCTGTTTTTATGCTATTAGCTATTCTGTTGATTCTTCTCCAAACAGGAACCACCGATTTACAAATATCATTAACCACAGAATTTAGTGAGCGGCGCCAAATCTTTCTATGGATTGCTTCTTTTGCCTCTTTCGCCGTCAAAGTGCCTATGGTACCAGTTCATATTTGGTTACCCGAAGCTCATGTAGAGGCACCTACGGCAGGATCCGTCATCTTGGCAGGAATTCTTTTAAAATTGGGAACCTACGGGTTTTTAAGATTTTCAATACCCATGTTTCCCGAAGCGACACTTTGTTCCACTCCTTTCATTTATACTCCAAGCGCGATTGCTATAATATATACTTCCTTGACCACTTCAAGACAGATCGATCTTAAGAAGATCATTGCTTACTCCTCAGTGGCCCATATGAATCTGGTGACTATTGGTATGTTTAGTCGGGCGGCGGCCGTTAGGTCACCTATTTTGAGTTATGGA CAGGGAATTGGAGGTAGCATTCCACCGATGTTAAGTCATGGACTGGTTTCTTCAGCCCTTTTTCTATGTGTTGGTGTTCTATATGACCGACATAAGACTCGACTTGTTAGATATTACGGAGGTTCAGTGAGCACCATGCCGAATCTCTCTACCATTTCCTTCTCTTCCACTTTGGCCAATATGAGTTCACCTGGTACTAGCAGCTTTATCGGGGAATTTCCCATCTTAGTAGGAGCTTTCCAAAGAAATAGCTTAGTAGCCACATTAGCAGCGCTTGGGATGATTTTAGGCGCGGCGTATTCCCTTTGGCTATACAATCGTGCGGTTTCTGGAAATTTAAAACCCGATTTCCTCCATAAATTCTCCGATCTAAATGGCAGAGAAGTTTCCATATTTATACCTTTTCTTGTTGGAGGGGCGACCGTCCGTTGA